The following nucleotide sequence is from Gasterosteus aculeatus chromosome 5, fGasAcu3.hap1.1, whole genome shotgun sequence.
TCACTTAGAAACATTTGAGTTCAAACTGTCGTGACTGGCGCTGATTCGCTGATTTTCTCCGACTCTCTCGTAGTAAGAAGAATAAGGATGGCCAGACGCGGGAGCAGGACTACTCTTCTGAAAGCCATTACAGAGTCGTTTCACCAACATTCCAGTATAAGATGAGCCACCAACGAGTGGGCAAgtgcatcatcatcaacaacaagaACTTTGATGAACAGACGGGTACGGCGAGCGCGTTTCAGACACCGTGTGCACACTCGCTTCCAAAAGAGCGCGTGATTCCGAACAGGTTGTCTGTCTGCAGGGATGAATGTGCGTAACGGCACGGACCGAGACGCGGGAGAGCTGTTCAAGTGCTTCAAGAGCCTGGGCTTCGATGTCTTCATCTACAACGATCAGACGTGTGGGAAGATGGAGAGTCTTCTCAGAGAGGGTGAGTAGTAACATCTGGACACTTTTCTCTCACTTTAATGAGGCCGAGCTAAGAGtcaagtgttttgtgtgtgtgtgtgtgtgtgggcatcaGCCTCGGAGGAGGACCATAGTGACAGCTCGTGTTTCGCCTGCATCCTGCTGAGCCATGGCGAGGAGGGCATGATCTACGGAACAGACGCCGCCATGCCCATCAAGTCCATGACCTCGCTGTTCAGGGGGGACATGTGCAAAAGCTTGGTCGGGAAGCCGAAACTCTTCT
It contains:
- the casp7 gene encoding caspase-7 isoform X1 produces the protein MQSGVALNDEPSKKNKDGQTREQDYSSESHYRVVSPTFQYKMSHQRVGKCIIINNKNFDEQTGMNVRNGTDRDAGELFKCFKSLGFDVFIYNDQTCGKMESLLREASEEDHSDSSCFACILLSHGEEGMIYGTDAAMPIKSMTSLFRGDMCKSLVGKPKLFFIQACRGSEFDDGIQTDSGPPNDTLETDANPRHKIPVEADFLFAYSTVPGYYSWRNPGRGSWFVQALCNVLNEFGKQLEIMQILTRVNYMVATSFESWSEDPRFSEKKQIPCVVSMLTKELYFN